The Candidatus Binataceae bacterium genome segment CGTGCTCACCAGTGTGATCGACCACTCGAACTCGAGTGCGGCGCTTTTGCGCGCCGCCACCACTTGCGGCGGTATGTCGGGATCGTGAGGTTCGAGGGGTCCGGACTCGCTGCCGTGCAAAATTTCACGTTCAGCGTTAGTTAGTTCACCGGCTTCAGGTTCGTGCCTGTTACGCTTGATGCTGAGGTTCATAGCGTCCGACAACTCTAGTATGGCATACAAGCAAGGCCGATGCCGGTCCGCAGTTGTCCACGCTTTCACTTGTTAGGCGGAGATGTCGCGATTCAGGACGGTATGTAACGATTTCGCGCTAGCTCTGAACCCCGATCGCGCCGCCAACTCGGGAAAAGGTCACGCTGACGCTGCCCGAGCGGTCGAAAAACGCTAGCCGAGATAATCGTCCACGACGATCGCCGCGATCGCAAAATCCCGCACCTGGTTGTCGCGCATGATCTTCAGCACGACGCTCTCGCCGGGGCGATGGCGATTGATCGCCTCGTACAGCGCCTTGCGCTCGCGAATCTCGCTCCCGTCGGCGCTCAATACCAGGTCACCCTGCCGCAACCCTGCTTTTTCGCCCGGGCTGCCCGGCATCACGCCCGCGATCACGACGTGCTCGCGCAGCGTGTAGGAAAGCACCCCCAGCCATAACCGCTGTGGCGTGCTGACCCGATGGCCATGGCGCACCAGCTCGTCGCGGCCCGAAAGAAAGCATTCGCCCGGGATGCCCAGGATTGGCCGGACCAACTCGGCGAAATTCAGATAGCAGACCGCGAGCAACTGGCCCTTGGTGTTCACGATCGGGCCGCCGCTCAGTCCGATATTGAGCGCCGACGCAGTCACGCAGACGCAGCGTTCGAGCACGAATTCCCAAGCCGCGTCAAAGGGTCCCAGATAGGTGATGTGACCGACGTCGGCGCAGCGTTTCTCGCCGCCGATGCTCGAAACGATCAGGATCTCATCGCCTAGCGCCGCGAGCTGCGACGACACCACTTCCAGATGGGGCAGGCGGGTGCCGTCGATTTTCACCAGGCCCAGGCTGGTGGTGAAGTCGCGCGCGATGACGCGGCCGGGCGCCTGCTCGCCATTCGCGAAGGTCACGATGACGTCCTGCGCGCCCATGATCATGTAATTGACTGTGATGATCAGGCCGTCGGCGCTGACCAGAGCGCCAGTGCCGCGCCGATCAGTCCCCAATCCGATCGCGACCGATGGATGGGTATGCGGGACCTGCACATGAATACCCACGGTCGCGCGTGAAACTTTTTCGAGCAGTGGTAACGCAGCGTTCAAGCTTTTACTCTTCGGCCTCGCCGCGATGCGAGGGGACAATCAATGCTTAATCATTCTCAAAGTCGCGTCAACGCAACTGTCAGGACGTTCCATCCTTGACTTTCGTGCAGCGCAGCATAGTGCCGAAGAAAAATTCGTCAGCGCAGCGGCTGCGGCGCTCTCACGTCGAGCCCTGTATCAGCGCGCCGGCCCCGCGCGCGAGCAGGCGGGCGCCGAGCTCCTCGCCGAGGGCTGCAGGATCGGCGGCGCGTCGTTGCTCGCTTTCGCCGGAGAGACTATGCGCGCCGTCGAGGCTGAAAAGCAGCGCGCGGAGCGCGAGGTGATCGCCGGTTAGCGTGCCTTTGACGCCGACCGGCGAGACGCATGACGCGCCGATCTTAGCCAGAAAAGCGCGTTCGGCGGCGACTTCGGCCGCGGCGCAAGGATCGTTCAGGTAGGCGATCGCCTGCCCAATCCCGTTCGATCCGCCAGCGCCGAACTCCGCGAGGCTTTCGATCGCGAGCGCGCCCTGGCCTGCGGACGGCACGAAGTCCCTTTCGTCGAGCTCGACGGCGCTGACACCATCGATCCGGTTCAGTCGCTTAAGCCCGGCCATCGCGAGGATAATCGCGTCGAAGTCGCCAGCCGCTAATCGGCGCAGCCGTGTATCGACGTTACCGCGCAGAGGGAGGATCTCCAGGTTAGGACGCAGCCGCAGCGCCTCGAGCCGCCGGCGCGCCGACGCCGTGCCGAGGCGCGCGCCCGGCGCGAGCGCGTCCCATCCCATGCCGTCACGCGTGAGCAAAGCGTCTCGCGGATCCCCGCGCGCAGGCACCGCAGCGATCCGATAGGCCGGGGCCAGCACCGCGGGCAGATCTTTCATCGAATGCACAGCGAGATCGATCGTCTTTGCGCTCAGCGCTTGCTCGAGTTCACGAATGAAGAGCCCCTTGCCGCCGACCTGCGCGAGCGATGCAGTCGCCATCCGGTCGCCGCTGGTGCTGATCTGCACCACTTCGACCGCAAGGCCGGGCAGTAGAGCTTCGAGCTGATGCTGGACAATCGCGGCCTGCGCCAGAGCCAGCGAACTGGGCCGCGAGCCGATGCGCAGTGGCGTCATGAATCCTCACTCTTGTCGTCGGCAATCTCACTCGCGATCGCGCTCGATTCGGCCTGCTGACAGAGCAGGCGGCGCGCGAGTTCTGCGGCATGCAACTGCGCCGCGGCGCCCGCGCTTTCGTCGCGCAACGCCGAGAGCACGCGATGGAGCAGCTTGTTGACCAGCCCGCGCGTCATCGCTTCGACGCGCTCGCGCTCGCCGGCCGGCAGCGCCGCGAGCCAACCCTCATTGCGCTCGAGTTCGTCGTCGCGCAACTGCTCGATACTCGACCTGATCTGCTTGATCGCGGGCACCAGTTCGAGCGCGCCGAGCCAGCGCATGAAGGCGTCGGCTTCGAGCTCGACCAGTTCTGCCGCCTTTTCCGCCTCTCGTGCGCGGTCCTCGAGCGAGCGCGCGGCGACCGCGCCCAAATCGTCGATATCGTAGAGATAAACGTCGGCGAGCAGATTGATCCGTTCATCAAAATTACGCGGCACGCCCAGATCGATCAGGAACATCGGACGATAGCGGCGCTCCTTGATGATCGCCTCCACCTCGGATCGTTCCAGCACCGGGTTGGCCACCGCCAGTGAAGCAATCACAATATCCGCGAGCTTGAGCCACGACTTGAACTCGTCAAAGGGGACGGCGGTGCCGCCGAGCTCGCCGGCCAGGGCCGCCGCGTGCTCAAAGGTGCGGCTCGTGATGAGCA includes the following:
- a CDS encoding S1C family serine protease — encoded protein: MNAALPLLEKVSRATVGIHVQVPHTHPSVAIGLGTDRRGTGALVSADGLIITVNYMIMGAQDVIVTFANGEQAPGRVIARDFTTSLGLVKIDGTRLPHLEVVSSQLAALGDEILIVSSIGGEKRCADVGHITYLGPFDAAWEFVLERCVCVTASALNIGLSGGPIVNTKGQLLAVCYLNFAELVRPILGIPGECFLSGRDELVRHGHRVSTPQRLWLGVLSYTLREHVVIAGVMPGSPGEKAGLRQGDLVLSADGSEIRERKALYEAINRHRPGESVVLKIMRDNQVRDFAIAAIVVDDYLG
- the hemC gene encoding hydroxymethylbilane synthase encodes the protein MTPLRIGSRPSSLALAQAAIVQHQLEALLPGLAVEVVQISTSGDRMATASLAQVGGKGLFIRELEQALSAKTIDLAVHSMKDLPAVLAPAYRIAAVPARGDPRDALLTRDGMGWDALAPGARLGTASARRRLEALRLRPNLEILPLRGNVDTRLRRLAAGDFDAIILAMAGLKRLNRIDGVSAVELDERDFVPSAGQGALAIESLAEFGAGGSNGIGQAIAYLNDPCAAAEVAAERAFLAKIGASCVSPVGVKGTLTGDHLALRALLFSLDGAHSLSGESEQRRAADPAALGEELGARLLARGAGALIQGST
- the hemA gene encoding glutamyl-tRNA reductase yields the protein MGRAIFVVGVNHRTAAVAVRERLAYADAEIVPALGRLREQLPPIAEAALLSTCNRVELIALAHGEPPSAGQIAAFLAADRGLAAERFAPMLYHFTGRDAVRHLFRVSASLDSMVVGEPQILGQLKAVYAEAVAAGATGLVLHRAFHRAFAVGKQVRKATLIGHGAVSVSSAAVTLAAKIFDSLRDKTVMLIGAGRVAELAARNLRRAGIKSLLITSRTFEHAAALAGELGGTAVPFDEFKSWLKLADIVIASLAVANPVLERSEVEAIIKERRYRPMFLIDLGVPRNFDERINLLADVYLYDIDDLGAVAARSLEDRAREAEKAAELVELEADAFMRWLGALELVPAIKQIRSSIEQLRDDELERNEGWLAALPAGERERVEAMTRGLVNKLLHRVLSALRDESAGAAAQLHAAELARRLLCQQAESSAIASEIADDKSEDS